The following are encoded in a window of Carya illinoinensis cultivar Pawnee chromosome 15, C.illinoinensisPawnee_v1, whole genome shotgun sequence genomic DNA:
- the LOC122297067 gene encoding CTP synthase, with product MKYVLVTGGVVSGLGKGVTASSIGLLLKACGLRVTSIKIDPYLNTDAGTMSPFEHGEVFVLDDGGEVDLDLGNYERFLDIKLTRDNNITTGKIYQYVFDKERRGDYLGKTVQVVPHITDAIQEWIERVAKIPVDGQEGPADVCVIELGGTIGDIESMPFIEALGQFSYRVGPGNFCLIHVSLVPVLNVVGEQKTKPTQHSVRGLRGLGLTPNILACRSTKALEENVKGKLAQFCHVPAENIVTLYDVPNIWHIPLLLKDQKAHEAILKGLNLLGVAREPELKEWTARTKVFDELHDPVTIAMVGKYTGLSDSYLSVLKALLHASVACHRKLIVKWVAASELEDIAAEEAPDVYKAAWDCLKGADGVLVPGGFGDRGVQGKILAAKYAREKNVPFLGICLGMQIAVIEFARSVLGLHDANSTEFDPETTNPCVIFMPEGSKTHMGGTMRLGSRRTYFNVTACTSAKLYGNVNFVDERHRHRYEVNPNIISHLENAGLSFVGRDETGQRMEIVELPSHPFFVGVQFHPEFKSRPGKPSALFLGLIAAACGRLETVLLDNGHVKRSVSNGMSNGHTMVRMCKNGGTMKLANGSINGVYRNGNGVHF from the exons ATGAAGTATGTATTGGTGACGGGTGGTGTAGTAAGCGGTCTCGGCAAAGGGGTCACTGCAAGCAGTATCGGACTCCTCCTTAAAGCCTGTGGACTTCGGGTTACTTCCATTaagattg ATCCTTACCTGAACACAGATGCGGGAACAATGTCTCCTTTTGAGCACGGGGAAGTATTTGTCTTAGATGATGGCGGCGAG GTGGACCTTGACCTTGGAAACTATGAACGGTTTTTAGACATCAAGTTAACCCGTGACAACAATATTACAACAGGGAAAATATATCAG TATGTATTTGACAAGGAGAGAAGAGGAGATTACCTTGGAAAGACTGTTCAG GTTGTTCCACACATTACGGATGCGATTCAAGAGTGGATAGAGCGTGTAGCAAAAATACCTGTGGATGGACAAGAAGGTCCAGCCGATGTCTGTGTCATCGAATTGGGTGGAACTATAG GGGACATTGAATCGATGCCATTTATTGAAGCGCTTGGCCAATTTTCCTATCGTGTTG GACCTGGTAATTTCTGCTTGATTCACGTCAGCCTAGTCCCTGTTCTTAATGTTGTTGGTGAGCAG AAAACAAAACCTACCCAGCATAGTGTTCGGGGACTTAGAGGACTGGGTTTGACCCCAAATATTCTAGCTTGTCGAAGTACAAAG GCACTTGAGGAGAATGTTAAGGGAAAACTTGCTCAATTTTGCCATGTGCCG GCAGAAAACATTGTCACTCTCTATGATGTTCCAAACATATGGCACATTCCATTGCTATTGAAG GATCAGAAGGCACATGAAGCAATCCTGAAGGGGCTGAACCTTCTAGG TGTTGCTAGGGAGCCTGAGTTGAAGGAATGGACTGCAAGGACAAAAGTTTTTGACGAGTTACATGATCCT GTTACAATCGCCATGGTTGGAAAATACACTGGCCTTTCAGATTCTTACCTCTCTGTTCTAAAG GCTCTTTTGCATGCATCTGTTGCTTGCCACCGGAAGCTTATTGTAAAATGGGTTGCAGCTAGTGAACTCGAAGACATTGCTGCTGAAGAG GCCCCTGATGTTTATAAGGCAGCATGGGATTGTTTAAAG GGTGCTGATGGTGTTCTTGTTCCAGGAGGGTTTGGCGATAGAGGAGTTCAAGGTAAAATTCTTGCGGCAAAGTATGCTCGAGAGAAGAATGTTCCATTTCTGGGGATTTGCCTGGGGATGCAAATTGCTGTCATTGAGTTTGCACGATCTGTTCTTGGTTTGCATGATGCCAACAGCACGGAGTTTGATCCTGAAACTACAAATCCTTGTGTAATATTTATGCCCGAG GGTTCAAAAACACATATGGGAGGTACCATGCGTCTGGGATCAAGGAGGACTTACTTCAATGTTACTGCTTGCACATCTGCAAAGTT GTATGGCAATGTAAATTTTGTAGATGAGCGACATCGGCATAGATACGAG GTCAATCCAAATATAATATCACACCTTGAAAATGCGGGTCTATCATTTGTTGGCAGAGATGAAACTGGTCAGCGCATGGAG ATTGTTGAGTTGCCTAGTCATCCATTCTTTGTGGGTGTTCAGTTCCATCCTGAATTTAAGTCAAGACCGGGGAAACCTTCTGCACTTTTCTTAG GACTAATAGCAGCAGCCTGCGGGCGCTTGGAGACTGTCCTACTTGACAATGGCCATGTAAAAAGGTCAGTGTCTAATGGGATGAGTAATGGACACACAATGGTGAGAATGTGCAAAAACGGAGGCACAATGAAGTTGGCCAATGGGTCCATAAATGGTGTGTATAGAAATGGTAATGGCGTGCACTTTTAA